A genome region from Panicum virgatum strain AP13 chromosome 4K, P.virgatum_v5, whole genome shotgun sequence includes the following:
- the LOC120704550 gene encoding uncharacterized protein LOC120704550 isoform X3 — translation MSEYQNVVGGRLKLKGKALDVKEGGVKKKKKQQHHEDSSQIGHDELHQGGPISSSMDKRKGSPCQQGYLESSQAGKMMRYSIPNLPEDIWRHIHSLVPLRDAACASCVSRAFLHSWRCRPNLIFNRHTLRSKAHVSGANLSHTLDCILRRHSGVGVKTLQLVLKDIANNGDLDSWLQVAAAPGIEELILMPISEMIKYNFLCSHLLEGVRNSIRLLTLGYCAFRPTPELGPLRSLTSLCLDTVGITGYDLECFFSHSRALERLVLMDCQEIICLKIPCELQQLSSLRVCGCWRLKVIESKAPNLSNLAIIGKVKLSGETLQMKHLSCWRI, via the exons ATGTCCGAGTACCAAAATGTCGTTGGGGGGAGGCTGAAGCTCAAGGGGAAAGCTTTGGATGTCAAGGAAGGTGGagtcaagaaaaagaagaagcagcagcaccaTGAGGACTCGTCTCAGATTGGGCATGATGAACTTCATCAAG GTGGACCGATTTCTTCATCGATGGATAAAAGAAAGGGGTCACCATGTCAACAAGGTTACCTTGAAAGTTCTCAAGCTGGTAAAATGATGAGATATTCGATCCCAAACCTTCCAGAG GACATCTGGCGTCATATACATTCCCTTGTGCCACTGCGTGATGCTGCTTGTGCTTCTTGCGTGTCTCGTGCGTTTCTACATTCCTGGAGATGTCGTCCTAACCTCATCTTTAATCGGCATACTCTTCGGTCGAAAGCACATGTGTCTGGAGCGAATTTGAGCCATACACTTGACTGCATTCTGAGAAGGCACTCGGGTGTTGGCGTGAAGACTTTGCAACTTGTATTAAAGGATATTGCCAATAATGGCGATCTTGACAGTTGGCTTCAGGTTGCTGCTGCACCAGGGATTGAAGAATTAATACTTATGCCAATATCTGAGATGATAAAGTACAACTTCCTGTGTTCACATTTATTGGAAGGGGTTAGAAACTCAATCCGGCTTCTTACACTTGGCTATTGTGCCTTCCGTCCCACACCTGAACTTGGCCCCTTAAGAAGCCTGACAAGTTTGTGTTTGGATACTGTTGGTATTACGGGGTATGACTTGGAGTGCTTTTTTTCCCATTCTCGTGCTTTAGAGCGGCTGGTGCTCATGGATTGCCAGGAAATAATTTGTCTAAAGATACCTTGTGAGTTGCAGCAACTCAGCAGCCTCAGGGTTTGTGGATGCTGGAGGCTAAAGGTGATAGAGAGCAAAGCTCCGAATCTCTCCAATTTAGCCATCATTGGGAAGGTAAAACTCTCTGGAGAAACATTGCAAATGAAACACTTAAGCTGTTGGCGCATATAG